From Girardinichthys multiradiatus isolate DD_20200921_A chromosome 3, DD_fGirMul_XY1, whole genome shotgun sequence, the proteins below share one genomic window:
- the mcl1b gene encoding induced myeloid leukemia cell differentiation protein Mcl-1b yields the protein MSSKSTNAQYLGCLILSQNGVDGQTHYNQGLRAPEVAMGSSMTSPNVNFMKHRPTILGVTPSNRFVGKSLPESGSLPCTPELELVGETDVSHGHAGNPALDHNTRELIGSFLRDFTGLSKQRWRQNKPLSTMIRVVENVLSKHKYNYNGMIKKLDLDNKSDEMGFVSTVARSLFSDGTTNWGRIVSLVAFGAVVCQNLKERNREHCVDLVSQEISTYLLTNQRDWLAKNNSWDGFVEFFKEADPEATVKKTLMAFVGAAGIGATLAFLIR from the exons ATGTCATCAAAATCGACAAACGCGCAATACCTGGGCTGTCTCATTCTTTCTCAAAATGGAGTCGATGGACAAACGCACTACAATCAAGGGCTTCGTGCGCCTGAAGTCGCGATGGGCTCCTCAATGACCTCTCCTAATGTGAACTTTATGAAACATCGCCCGACGATTCTTGGAGTGACTCCGTCGAATAGATTTGTTGGTAAAAGTCTTCCGGAAAGCGGTTCTCTGCCTTGTACTCCGGAGCTGGAGTTGGTTGGTGAAACCGACGTTTCTCACGGACACGCAGGGAATCCAGCGTTGGACCACAACACAAGGGAGCTTATTGGCAGCTTCCTAAGAGACTTtactggactttcaaaacaacGGTGGCGTCAAAATAAACCTCTTTCTACGATGATAAGGGTGGTGGAGAACGTTTTGTCGAAGCACAAATATAACTACAATG GCATGATCAAGAAACTCGATTTGGACAACAAATCAGATGAAATGGGGTTTGTGAGCACAGTAGCCAGGAGCCTCTTCTCAGACGGGACCACCAACTGGGGTCGGATTGTCAGCCTGGTGGCCTTCggggctgtggtgtgtcagaaCCTGAAGGAGAGGAACAGGGAGCACTGCGTGGACCTGGTGAGCCAGGAGATCTCCACGTATCTGCTGACAAACCAGCGGGACTGGCTAGCAAAAAACAATTCATGG gatGGCTTTGTGGAGTTCTTTAAAGAAGCAGACCCTGAGGCAACAGTGAAGAAAACGCTCATGGCTTTTGTTGGAGCTGCTGGTATTGGTGCAACATTGGCTTTTCTGATCAGGTGA